The Odocoileus virginianus isolate 20LAN1187 ecotype Illinois chromosome 12, Ovbor_1.2, whole genome shotgun sequence genome has a segment encoding these proteins:
- the CCDC92 gene encoding coiled-coil domain-containing protein 92, whose amino-acid sequence MAATNLENQLHSAQKNLLFLQREHASTLKGLHAEIRRLQQHCTDLTYELTVKSSDQTGDGASRSSELKKRCEDLEAQLKLKEEENAELLKELEQKNAMITVLENTVKERERKYLEELKVKSHKLGVLTGELEQRAGAVAYLTSQLHAAKRKLLSSGGASDGGPALASYKPAPPKDRLPETPRRRMKKSLSAPLHPEFEEAYRFGAESRKLLLREPVDAMPDPTPFLLARESAEVHLIKERPLVIPPIASDRSAGEQPSPAREKPHKAHVGVAHRIHHVAPAQAPPEVETLAVDQVNGGKVVRKHSGTDRTV is encoded by the exons ATGGCAGCCACAAACCTGGAGAACCAGTTACACAGCGCACAGAAGAACCTCTTGTTCCTTCAGCGGGAGCACGCCAGCACGCTCAAGGGGCTGCACGCGGAGATCAGGCGGCTGCAGCAACACTGcacag ATTTAACGTATGAGCTGACAGTCAAGAGTTCGGATCAGACAG GGGACGGAGCTTCCAGAAGCAGTGAACTCAAGAAAAGATGTGAAGACCTGGAGGCGCAGCTGAaactgaaggaggaagagaacGCGGAGCTGCTGAAGGAGCTGGAGCAGAAGAACGCGATGATCACCGTGCTGGAGAACACCGTCAAGGAGCGCGAGCGCAAGTACCTGGAGGAGCTGAAGGTCAAGAGCCACAAGCTGGGAGTGCTGACCGGCGAGCTGGAGCAACGCGCCGGCGCCGTCGCCTACCTGACCTCGCAGCTGCACGCCGCCAAGAGGAAGCTCCTGAGCTCGGGCGGCGCCTCGGACGGCGGCCCCGCGCTGGCCAGCTACAAGCCGGCGCCGCCCAAGGACAGGCTGCCCGAGACGCCCCGGCGCCGCATGAAGAAGAGCCTCTCGGCCCCGCTGCACCCGGAGTTCGAGGAGGCCTACAGATTCGGGGCCGAGAGCCGGAAACTGCTGCTGCGCGAGCCGGTGGACGCCATGCCAGACCCCACCCCGTTTCTGCTGGCCAGGGAGTCGGCCGAGGTCCACCTGATCAAGGAGCGGCCCCTCGTCATCCCCCCCATCGCCTCGGACCGCAGCGCTGGCGAGCAGCCCAGCCCCGCGCGCGAGAAGCCTCACAAGGCGCACGTGGGCGTGGCGCACCGCATCCACCACGTGGCCCCAGCGCAGGCCCCGCCCGAGGTGGAGACGCTGGCGGTGGACCAGGTGAACGGAGGCAAGGTGGTCAGGAAGCACTCAGGGACGGACAGAACTGTGTGA